The Chryseolinea soli nucleotide sequence ACGAAAGACTTTTTTAAGTCGCATAGAGGCGCAAGATAAGGGCCTGGGTGTCCGAAAGCGATACCGGCTATCAATAATTGAACACCCCAACCGAATCCTAATAAGTGTTAGCTAAATCCTGCCCTTCTCCGTATTTTTGGGCTTTAAAACGAATGAATTCATGAGCACGGAAACGATGCAGGCAGCTCCCTCGGATAAGAAACAGACTTTGGCCGGACACCAGGCCCCAGCTCCCTATAAGCCCAAAAACAAAGTAAGGATCGTAACCGCTGCCAGCCTCTTCGACGGTCACGACGCGGCCATCAACATTATGCGCCGCATCATTCAAGCCACCGGCGTGGAGGTGATCCACCTGGGCCACGACCGCAGTGTAGAAGAAGTGGTGAACACCGCCATACAAGAAGATGCCCAAGCCATCGCCCTCACCAGCTATCAGGGCGGGCACACGGAATATTTCAAGTTCATGTACGACCTGCTTCAACAAAAAGGCGCAGGCCACATCAAGATCTTTGGCGGTGGCGGAGGCGTTATTCTCCCGGAAGAAATAAAGGAGCTGATGGACTATGGTGTCACCCGCATCTATTCCCCCGACGACGGTCGGGCCATGGGCCTGCAAGGTATGATCAACGACCTGGTGGAACAAAGTGATTTCCCCACCGGAGAAACCCTCAGCGATGAAGCCCGTCAGTTGGCCTCTAAAAATCCCGTAGCCATCGCACGGCTTATTTCCGCTGCAGAGAATTTCCACGATCGTCATCAGGATGTATTGAACACCCTAAAAACGATGGCGGAAAAATCGCAGGCTCCCGTGCTCGGCATCACCGGGACCGGAGGCGCGGGTAAGTCTTCTATGGTGGATGAGATCGTGCGTCGCTTCCTCATCGATTTCAAGGACAAGACCATTGGCCTCATTTCTGTTGATCCTTCAAAACGCAAGACCGGGGGCGCCCTGTTGGGTGACCGCATCCGCATGAACGCCATCAACAACCCGCGCGTGTTCATGCGCTCGCTGGCTACACGCCAAAGCAACCTGGCACTTTCTGTTTATGTGAAGGAAGCCATTCAAATTCTGAAGGCCGCAAACTATGACCTCATCATCCTGGAAACGTCAGGCATCGGTCAAAGTGATACGGAGATCCTGGATCACAGCAACGTGTCGCTCTATGTGATGACGCCCGAGTACGGCGCCGCCACCCAGCTCGAAAAGATCGACATGCTGGACTTTGCCGACATCATTGCGCTAAACAAATTCGACAAGCGCGGAGCACTGGACGCCTTGCGCGATGTGAAGAAACAATACCAACGCAACCACCAGCTTTGGGACAAGAAAGCCGACGACATGCCCGTGTTCGGCACCATCGCCTCCCAGTTCAACGACCCCGGTACCAATCAGCTCTACAAAAAAGTGATGGATACCATCACCGAAAAAACAGGCGCCCCTCTCCAATCTTCCTTCCACATCACACCGGAGATGTCGGAAAAAATATTTGTCATTCCGCCACACCGCACGCGCTACCTGAGCGAGATCTCCGAAAGCAATCGCGCCTATGACGCCTGGGTGACCCAACAAGCCGACGTCGCCGAAAAACTTTATGCTCTTCAAAAAACGCGCGATACACTCGGCAAAGAGCACGAAGACATCAAAAAAATATTGCTCGCCGAATTCGACCATATCAAACTGAACCTCGATCCCCGCAACTGGAAAGTGTTGGAGACGTGGGCGGGGAAAGTGCAACAATACAAAGCACCGCTTTTCAAATTCCAGGTGCGCGACAAAGAGATCGCCATTCAAACCCACACGGAATCCCTGTCGCACACCCAAGTGCCCAAGGTATCGCTGCCCCGCTACACGGGTTGGGGCGATTTGTTGCGCTGGAACTTACAAGAAAATGTTCCCGGAGAATTCCCGTACACGGCAGGCATCTATCCCTTCAAACGCGAAGGCGAAGATCCCACCCGCATGTTCGCCGGCGAAGGCGGACCAGAGCGCACCAACCGCCGCTTCCATTATGTGAGCCAAACCATGCCGGCCAAACGTCTGTCTACCGCGTTTGACTCCGTGACGCTGTATGGCAACGACCCCGACTATCGTCCGGATATTTATGGCAAGATCGGCAACTCGGGCGTGAGCATTTGTTGCCTGGACGACGCCAAGAAATTGTACAGCGGCTTCAACCTGGCCGATCCCAAAACATCGGTCTCCATGACCATCAACGGTCCTGCCCCGATGTTGTTGGCCTATTTCATGAATGCCGCCATCGATCAGCAATGTGAACTCTACATCCACCAGAACAACCTGGAAGAAGAAGTCAAACTAAAGATCGCCGCCCTCTACAAAGGGCACGAGTCGCAACGGCCGGCCTACCAGGGACCGCTGCCAAAAGGAAACGATGGTTTAGGATTGATGCTCTTGGGGGTTACGGGCGACCAAGTGCTTCCCGCCGAGGTCTATCAAAAAATAAAAGACTACACGCTCAAACAAGTACGCGGCACCGTACAAGCCGATATTCTAAAAGAGGACCAGGCCCAAAACACCTGCATCTTCTCCACCGAGTTTGCGTTGCGCCTGATGGGTGACGTTCAACAATATTTCATCGATCACCAGGTGCGTAACTTTTATTCGGTGTCTATCTCCGGCTATCACATCGCAGAAGCCGGTGCAAATCCCATTACGCAGCTGGCGTTCACGCTGGCCAATGGTTTCACCTACGTGGAGTATTATCTGAGCCGGGGCATGGACATCAATGAGTTTGCGCCCAACCTTTCCTTCTTTTTCAGCAACGGCATCGACCCTGAGTATGCTGTCATCGGCCGCGTGGCCCGGCGCATCTGGGCCAAGGCCCTGAAGAACAAGTATGGCGCCAATGCCCGCGCTCAAATGTTGAAATACCACATCCAAACCTCGGGCCGTTCCCTCCACGCCCAAGAGATCGACTTCAACGACATCCGTACCACGCTGCAAGCGCTGTATGCGATCTATGACAATTGCAATTCGCTTCACACGAATGCGTATGATGAGGCCATCACCACGCCTACCGAAGAATCGGTTCGTCGCGCCATGGCCATCCAATTGATCATCAACAAAGAACTGGGCCTCGCCAAAAATGAGAACCCGATACAAGGATCCTTCGTCATCGAGGAACTCACGGACCTCGTGGAAGAAGCGGTGCTCACCGAATTTGACCGCATCACCGAACGCGGCGGTGTGCTGGGTGCCATGGAAACCATGTATCAGCGCGGCAAGATCCAGGAAGAAAGTTTATACTATGAAACATTGAAACACACGGGAGAATATCCCATCATCGGCGTAAACACCTTCCTCAGCTCAAAAGGATCACCCACCATCATCCCCCGCGAAGTGATCCGCGCCACCTCGGAAGAAAAAGAATATCAAATCAACATGCTTCGCGCCCTGCACGCCCAGCAGAAAGAAGGATCCCGAGCCTTGCATGACGTGCAAGACGCCGCCATCCAAAACAAAAACATCTTCGAAGCCCTCATGGAAGCCGGCAAAACCTGCTCCCTGGGCCAAATCACCAAAGCCCTCTTCGAAGTAGGCGGCCAATACAGAAGAAATATGTAATCGAAAAAGAAGACACTGGATTCTGAATACTAACTCCCAACTCCCAACTCCTGGCTCCTGGATTCTGGCTCCCGGCTCCTGATTACTTCCGCTTAATGGTATACGTCCACACCGGACAATCCACGTGATTCACCACATCTTCCGCCACGCTGCCACTCAGCATGTGCTGGATCCCATGGCGTCCGTGCGTGCCCATGGCGATCATACCTCCATGAATGCTGTGTGTAAAGTTGATCACGCCCGAAGCTTCGTCCTTGTCGTTATAGACATGAAGCGAGAAATTTTTCAACATGTGGTAACGGGCAAAGTCCTGTAGCTGAACCTGTGTCACATCGTCGCTGATGAAACGTTCCGGGGTGTTGATCCAGACCACGTGAAGGGTGGCGTCGAGAAAATGCTGGAGGGCTTTCACATGCAGCAGGAGATCCTCCTGGCCATCTTCCAGGGCGTTGGGAAAAACGATGTCGCGAAGGGATGCCAGGGTTTCATTTTTCTTCACGGCAATAACGGGACACGAAGCATTGCGCACGATCTTCTCCGCATTCGATCCAATAAAAAATTCTTTCAAACCGCTCGCTCCCTTTGTGCCGGCGACCACCAGGTCGATGTCGTGATCGGTGATGTAGTTCATCATCACGCCCACCGGCGGACCGAAGTCAGTTTGTGTAATGAGTTTGTCGTCGCCGTACCGGGCCGTCAGTTGAGCAAAGCGTTCTTCGGATTGTTCGCCCAGGTCGCTCAGCAACGTGCTCTCAAACGTCAGCGAGGTGGCGATCAGGGTGTCGTGCATCACCGGCGGGTCCACTACATGCAAGAGGTATATCCGGCCGCCGGAGTGATGGGCTATATCAAGCGCCAGGGTCAACGCCTGGTAGGTCTGATCGGAAAAATCGCAAGGCACAAGAATTTTTTGCATACACTGATCCTTTTAGTTGCGAATGCGCGTATTGCTTTCTTCTGTGAACTTCCTTCTCCGAAGTTACGTCATCCTTTTCAAAAAAAACAGGAAAAAACGCGGTTTGCGATCAGTTGTCGCCGTAGCAGTATTGCTTCAGATAGGCGGCCGCATCATCCTCCCCGGCCTCAAACGCTTTGGTGAGCCAGCGGCAGCCCTCGGTGGTGTTTTTCTTTTCTACGAGGGCGATGCCTTTGTAGAAGATCAACGTGCGGTTGGTGGGTTCTTGTTTCAAGCCCTTGTCGATATAGAACAGGGCGGCATCATATTGGTCTTCGTCCAAACACAGCGAGCCGGCATACAAATAGGTTTGTATAAACGCCGGGTCTGACGCGATCACCTCGTCGAAGATCACCAACGCGCTGTCGAGGTCGTCTTCATAAAAATAACACAGACCCAGATAAGATTTCACTTCCGGGCCGGGTTCATACACCAGCAATTGACGGATGTCTTTCTTTGCTGCCGCATAACGATCGGCTTGCATCAAAACGGATGCGCGCCACCGCAGCAACTGGGTGCTGGCCGGGTTGGCCGCCATAAAAATATCGAGATCTTCCAACTGGGCAGCCGTGTCTCCCAATTCCTGGTTGATATAGAGCCTCAAGAGCCGGG carries:
- a CDS encoding tetratricopeptide repeat protein, with the protein product MPKHFRAYSTGLIVILAMSSFFASAQLKTDKGPSLKAQADTLMAHEDYAGALVLYDKIIQATKFKAPEDYAVFYNRAYCKYGLAQYADALKDVNQYLDKVPDEQARLLRLYINQELGDTAAQLEDLDIFMAANPASTQLLRWRASVLMQADRYAAAKKDIRQLLVYEPGPEVKSYLGLCYFYEDDLDSALVIFDEVIASDPAFIQTYLYAGSLCLDEDQYDAALFYIDKGLKQEPTNRTLIFYKGIALVEKKNTTEGCRWLTKAFEAGEDDAAAYLKQYCYGDN
- a CDS encoding universal stress protein, with protein sequence MQKILVPCDFSDQTYQALTLALDIAHHSGGRIYLLHVVDPPVMHDTLIATSLTFESTLLSDLGEQSEERFAQLTARYGDDKLITQTDFGPPVGVMMNYITDHDIDLVVAGTKGASGLKEFFIGSNAEKIVRNASCPVIAVKKNETLASLRDIVFPNALEDGQEDLLLHVKALQHFLDATLHVVWINTPERFISDDVTQVQLQDFARYHMLKNFSLHVYNDKDEASGVINFTHSIHGGMIAMGTHGRHGIQHMLSGSVAEDVVNHVDCPVWTYTIKRK
- a CDS encoding methylmalonyl-CoA mutase family protein, with translation MQAAPSDKKQTLAGHQAPAPYKPKNKVRIVTAASLFDGHDAAINIMRRIIQATGVEVIHLGHDRSVEEVVNTAIQEDAQAIALTSYQGGHTEYFKFMYDLLQQKGAGHIKIFGGGGGVILPEEIKELMDYGVTRIYSPDDGRAMGLQGMINDLVEQSDFPTGETLSDEARQLASKNPVAIARLISAAENFHDRHQDVLNTLKTMAEKSQAPVLGITGTGGAGKSSMVDEIVRRFLIDFKDKTIGLISVDPSKRKTGGALLGDRIRMNAINNPRVFMRSLATRQSNLALSVYVKEAIQILKAANYDLIILETSGIGQSDTEILDHSNVSLYVMTPEYGAATQLEKIDMLDFADIIALNKFDKRGALDALRDVKKQYQRNHQLWDKKADDMPVFGTIASQFNDPGTNQLYKKVMDTITEKTGAPLQSSFHITPEMSEKIFVIPPHRTRYLSEISESNRAYDAWVTQQADVAEKLYALQKTRDTLGKEHEDIKKILLAEFDHIKLNLDPRNWKVLETWAGKVQQYKAPLFKFQVRDKEIAIQTHTESLSHTQVPKVSLPRYTGWGDLLRWNLQENVPGEFPYTAGIYPFKREGEDPTRMFAGEGGPERTNRRFHYVSQTMPAKRLSTAFDSVTLYGNDPDYRPDIYGKIGNSGVSICCLDDAKKLYSGFNLADPKTSVSMTINGPAPMLLAYFMNAAIDQQCELYIHQNNLEEEVKLKIAALYKGHESQRPAYQGPLPKGNDGLGLMLLGVTGDQVLPAEVYQKIKDYTLKQVRGTVQADILKEDQAQNTCIFSTEFALRLMGDVQQYFIDHQVRNFYSVSISGYHIAEAGANPITQLAFTLANGFTYVEYYLSRGMDINEFAPNLSFFFSNGIDPEYAVIGRVARRIWAKALKNKYGANARAQMLKYHIQTSGRSLHAQEIDFNDIRTTLQALYAIYDNCNSLHTNAYDEAITTPTEESVRRAMAIQLIINKELGLAKNENPIQGSFVIEELTDLVEEAVLTEFDRITERGGVLGAMETMYQRGKIQEESLYYETLKHTGEYPIIGVNTFLSSKGSPTIIPREVIRATSEEKEYQINMLRALHAQQKEGSRALHDVQDAAIQNKNIFEALMEAGKTCSLGQITKALFEVGGQYRRNM